A part of Campylobacter magnus genomic DNA contains:
- a CDS encoding SIMPL domain-containing protein translates to MVKNYFFLSIAIVIASIVLGVSAIVATQPKASVLVRGLAQCEVDANLAIWRMSYSLGSNELAALQSEINTKNAVITEFLLAHGLSSDDFSVLPASITDTSLDMYSDKSRISYTFIATATTLVRTSKIKELQAAFKDSQTLISSGIAIQQDFDNKINYEFTALNEIKPAMIEEATKNAREVAVKFAKDSNSQVGKIKNASQGVFSIENASGGLEDKKRVRVVTQIEYFLK, encoded by the coding sequence ATGGTAAAAAATTATTTTTTTCTTAGCATTGCGATTGTTATAGCTTCTATTGTTTTGGGTGTTAGTGCTATCGTAGCCACGCAGCCAAAAGCTAGCGTGCTAGTGCGTGGACTGGCCCAGTGTGAGGTGGATGCAAACCTTGCTATTTGGCGTATGAGCTACTCGCTTGGCAGCAACGAACTAGCCGCTTTACAAAGCGAAATTAACACAAAAAATGCTGTAATCACCGAGTTTTTGCTGGCTCATGGGCTAAGCAGTGATGATTTTAGCGTGCTTCCAGCCTCTATTACTGATACAAGTTTAGATATGTATAGTGATAAAAGTCGCATTAGCTACACCTTCATTGCCACGGCTACGACGCTAGTGCGAACAAGCAAGATAAAAGAGCTTCAAGCAGCTTTTAAAGACAGCCAGACTCTTATTAGCTCTGGCATTGCGATACAGCAAGATTTTGACAATAAAATAAACTATGAGTTTACTGCCCTTAATGAAATCAAGCCTGCGATGATAGAAGAAGCTACCAAAAATGCAAGAGAAGTAGCAGTTAAGTTTGCCAAGGACTCAAATAGCCAGGTTGGCAAAATAAAAAATGCTAGCCAAGGAGTTTTTAGCATAGAAAATGCTAGCGGTGGCTTAGAAGACAAAAAAAGAGTGCGAGTAGTAACGCAAATAGAATACTTTCTAAAATGA
- the carB gene encoding carbamoyl-phosphate synthase large subunit produces MAKRKDIKSILLIGSGPIVIGQACEFDYSGTQAAKTLKELGYRVVLINSNPATIMTDPDFADATYIEPITADAISRIIKKERVDAILPTMGGQVALNVAMELYEKGLLGDVKFIGANPEAIKKGEDRVEFKKAMQKIGMDLPKSAYAHSLEEALGAADEIGFPLIIRASYTLGGAGSGVAYNMDEFRSLAEIGIEASPINEILIEESLLGWKEYEMEVIRDHKDNCIIVCSIENFDPMGIHTGDSITVAPALTLTDKEYQRMRDASFAILREIGVDTGGSNVQFAINPKTGRMTVIEMNPRVSRSSALASKATGYPIAKVATMLAVGYSLDEIKNDITGTPASFEPVIDYIVTKIPRFTFEKFPGANPYLGTAMKSVGEVMAIGATFKESVQKALCSLEKDYYGFNELSLSDEELSVGLRNGHEKRILYVAQAFRAGMGIDEVCSLCHIDPWFLNEIKEIVDFEKNLNMDILNDAELLRKAKIMGFSDKMIAYFINKNDDLGLSENDIFYARTRLGIVAQYHEVDTCAGEFPALTPYLYSSVGVDNAVDNSQGIKEFQSLEKALLPQFERKKVLIIGGGPNRIGQGIEFDYCCVHASFALKDMGVQSIMYNCNPETVSTDYDTSDKLYFEPISFEHLRTLIEHEKPDGVIVHFGGQTPLKYSKKLSMVGAKIIGTSARIIDIAEDRKKFSEFISKLGIKQPKNDTATSEAEAISKAEKIGYPVLVRPSYVLGGRAMRIVANQSELEAYMSEAVKVSGSSPVLLDKFLQDATELDVDAISDSKNVYIGAIMEHIEEAGIHSGDSASILPPLSLSPEMIEKVERATKDIALSLGVVGLMNIQWAIYENELYIIEVNPRASRTVPFVSKATGMPLAKVATRVMYQGDLLEALKFYDKFGVVTEQNGIYKANTKSHICVKESVFPFNKMPGADVLLSPEMKSTGEVMGISNSFEASFVKSQEAAKNALPSSGKVFISLADHDKEQGAVLAKKFSELGFEILATGGTFRHFESRGVKAQMVFKISEGRPNIEDSIRNGEIALAINTSGHKSKQGDAAAIRQAVLKAGVPYFTNMRTAMISANAIASIESAKEVKSLQEYLG; encoded by the coding sequence ATGGCAAAAAGAAAAGATATAAAAAGCATTTTGTTAATAGGCTCAGGACCTATTGTAATCGGTCAGGCTTGCGAGTTTGATTATAGTGGTACGCAGGCTGCTAAAACGCTAAAAGAACTAGGATATAGAGTAGTTCTTATAAACTCAAACCCAGCTACAATCATGACTGACCCAGACTTTGCTGATGCTACTTATATAGAGCCTATTACTGCTGATGCTATTTCTCGCATTATAAAAAAAGAGCGAGTGGATGCTATTTTACCTACTATGGGCGGACAAGTAGCACTTAATGTTGCTATGGAATTATACGAAAAAGGGCTTTTGGGCGATGTGAAGTTTATCGGTGCAAATCCAGAAGCCATCAAAAAAGGCGAGGATAGAGTAGAGTTTAAAAAAGCTATGCAAAAAATCGGTATGGATCTGCCAAAATCAGCCTACGCTCATAGCCTTGAAGAAGCCCTTGGAGCAGCTGATGAAATAGGCTTTCCACTTATAATCAGGGCTAGCTACACTCTTGGTGGTGCAGGTAGCGGCGTAGCGTATAATATGGACGAGTTTAGAAGTCTAGCTGAGATTGGAATAGAAGCAAGTCCTATAAATGAAATTCTCATTGAAGAGAGCTTGCTAGGCTGGAAAGAATATGAAATGGAGGTTATCAGAGATCACAAAGATAACTGCATCATTGTCTGTTCTATAGAAAACTTTGATCCTATGGGAATTCATACAGGAGATAGTATCACAGTTGCCCCAGCCCTAACACTAACTGATAAAGAATACCAAAGAATGCGTGATGCTTCTTTTGCTATTTTAAGAGAAATAGGCGTGGATACTGGTGGGTCTAATGTGCAGTTTGCAATAAACCCAAAAACAGGCCGCATGACTGTAATAGAGATGAATCCACGCGTTAGCCGCAGCTCTGCTCTGGCTAGCAAGGCTACTGGCTATCCTATCGCAAAAGTAGCTACCATGCTAGCAGTAGGTTACAGCCTAGATGAGATAAAAAACGATATCACAGGCACTCCAGCTAGCTTTGAGCCGGTGATTGATTATATTGTTACTAAAATTCCTAGATTTACTTTTGAGAAATTCCCTGGGGCAAATCCATATCTTGGCACAGCGATGAAAAGCGTGGGTGAGGTAATGGCAATAGGTGCAACCTTTAAAGAAAGCGTTCAAAAAGCACTTTGTAGCTTAGAGAAAGACTATTATGGCTTTAATGAGCTAAGTTTAAGCGATGAAGAACTAAGCGTTGGGCTTAGAAATGGGCATGAAAAAAGAATTCTCTATGTAGCGCAGGCTTTTAGAGCTGGGATGGGCATAGATGAGGTTTGTAGCCTTTGTCATATTGATCCTTGGTTTTTAAATGAGATTAAAGAGATTGTAGATTTTGAAAAAAATCTAAATATGGATATTTTAAATGACGCAGAGTTACTTCGCAAAGCAAAAATCATGGGCTTTAGCGATAAAATGATAGCGTATTTTATAAATAAAAATGATGATCTTGGGCTTAGCGAAAATGATATATTCTACGCTAGAACTCGCCTTGGCATAGTAGCGCAGTATCACGAGGTAGATACTTGTGCTGGTGAGTTTCCTGCGCTCACGCCGTATCTATACAGCAGTGTAGGCGTGGATAATGCTGTGGATAATAGCCAAGGCATCAAAGAATTTCAGAGCCTAGAAAAAGCTCTTTTGCCACAATTTGAGCGCAAAAAAGTGCTAATAATCGGTGGTGGCCCAAACCGCATAGGGCAGGGCATAGAGTTTGATTATTGTTGTGTTCATGCTAGTTTTGCGCTAAAAGATATGGGTGTCCAGAGCATAATGTATAACTGCAACCCAGAAACTGTAAGCACAGACTATGATACTAGCGATAAGCTATACTTTGAGCCGATTTCTTTTGAGCATTTGCGCACGCTAATAGAACACGAAAAACCAGATGGCGTGATAGTACACTTTGGCGGTCAAACTCCACTAAAATACTCTAAAAAACTAAGCATGGTAGGCGCAAAAATCATAGGCACCAGTGCTCGCATAATAGACATCGCAGAAGATAGAAAGAAATTTAGCGAGTTTATAAGTAAGCTTGGCATAAAACAGCCTAAAAACGACACAGCTACAAGCGAGGCTGAGGCTATTTCTAAGGCTGAGAAAATCGGCTATCCAGTGCTAGTGCGCCCTAGCTATGTGCTTGGCGGCAGGGCTATGAGAATAGTAGCAAACCAAAGCGAGCTAGAAGCTTACATGAGCGAGGCTGTAAAGGTAAGTGGTAGCTCGCCGGTGCTGCTTGATAAGTTTTTACAAGACGCAACTGAACTTGATGTGGACGCTATAAGTGATAGCAAAAATGTATATATAGGCGCAATTATGGAACACATAGAAGAGGCTGGAATCCACTCAGGTGATAGCGCAAGTATCTTGCCACCACTCTCGCTAAGCCCTGAAATGATAGAAAAAGTGGAGCGTGCTACCAAAGATATCGCACTAAGCCTTGGCGTGGTGGGGCTAATGAATATCCAGTGGGCGATATATGAAAACGAGCTATATATAATAGAAGTAAATCCAAGGGCTAGCCGCACCGTGCCTTTTGTCAGCAAGGCTACTGGTATGCCACTAGCAAAAGTCGCAACACGCGTGATGTATCAAGGCGATTTGTTAGAGGCTCTTAAATTCTACGATAAATTTGGTGTGGTAACCGAACAAAACGGCATTTACAAAGCAAATACAAAAAGCCATATTTGCGTAAAAGAAAGTGTATTTCCATTTAACAAAATGCCAGGTGCTGATGTGCTATTAAGCCCTGAGATGAAAAGCACCGGTGAGGTTATGGGGATTAGCAACTCTTTTGAAGCAAGCTTTGTAAAAAGCCAAGAAGCTGCTAAAAACGCTCTGCCAAGCTCTGGTAAGGTATTTATCAGCCTAGCTGATCACGATAAAGAACAAGGTGCGGTTTTGGCAAAGAAATTTAGCGAGCTAGGCTTTGAGATACTAGCTACTGGTGGGACTTTCCGCCATTTTGAAAGCAGGGGAGTTAAGGCGCAAATGGTCTTTAAAATCAGCGAGGGTCGCCCAAATATAGAAGATAGCATAAGAAACGGCGAAATCGCCCTAGCAATAAACACTAGCGGTCATAAAAGCAAGCAAGGCGACGCTGCTGCTATCCGCCAAGCGGTGCTAAAAGCTGGTGTGCCTTATTTTACAAATATGCGCACGGCTATGATTTCAGCAAATGCTATTGCTAGCATTGAGAGCGCAAAAGAGGTAAAAAGCCTACAAGAATATTTGGGCTAA
- the fabZ gene encoding 3-hydroxyacyl-ACP dehydratase FabZ, whose amino-acid sequence MLDVMQIQEILPHRFPFLLIDRVTEIDAGKSIKAYKNITIGEQIFQGHFPGHPIYPGVMIIEGLAQAGGVLAFKSDEGMDISTKVVYFTSIDETKFRSPVRPGDRLDYEIEVLKHRGSMWVMSAKAYVDGKLCCESKLSAMLVDK is encoded by the coding sequence ATGCTAGATGTTATGCAAATTCAAGAAATTTTGCCACATAGATTTCCTTTTTTGCTCATTGATAGAGTAACTGAAATTGACGCTGGCAAGAGTATTAAGGCTTACAAAAATATCACCATAGGCGAACAGATTTTTCAGGGGCATTTTCCAGGGCATCCCATATATCCAGGCGTGATGATTATTGAAGGTCTTGCGCAAGCTGGTGGCGTGCTAGCTTTTAAAAGCGATGAGGGCATGGATATAAGCACTAAAGTTGTATATTTTACTAGCATTGATGAGACAAAGTTTCGCTCTCCGGTTCGTCCAGGAGATCGCTTAGACTATGAAATAGAAGTGCTAAAGCACCGTGGTTCTATGTGGGTGATGAGCGCAAAGGCTTATGTAGATGGCAAACTATGCTGTGAAAGCAAACTAAGTGCGATGCTGGTGGATAAATAA
- the clpX gene encoding ATP-dependent Clp protease ATP-binding subunit ClpX, with amino-acid sequence MRKCSFCGNFESSERKLLTNNDDSAFICEYCANAAFSAFHGDEKKVETSEDCVAFDTITPKGLKAVLDNYVIGQERAKKVFSVGVYNHYKRIFKQSDDDTELAKSNILLIGPTGSGKTLMAQTLARFLHVPIAICDATSLTEAGYVGEDVENILTKLYQAAGCDIKKAEQGIVFVDEIDKIARMGENRSITRDVSGEGVQQALLKIIEGSSVNIPPNGGRKHPNQEFVQIDTTNILFVCGGAFDGLNEIIERRVGKNVLGFNQNRRGKKERQNAISLVEPDDLVHFGLIPELIGRLHSITTLNEITTDDMVRILTEPKNALLRQYEKLFAMDGAKLMFDDEAVREVANLAIKRKTGARGLRSIMEEMMTDIMFDLPELNGYEVHISKDVVDKKAEPLLIKVK; translated from the coding sequence ATGAGAAAATGTAGTTTTTGTGGGAATTTTGAAAGTAGCGAAAGAAAATTGCTTACAAATAATGATGATAGTGCCTTTATCTGCGAATACTGCGCAAATGCTGCTTTTAGCGCCTTTCATGGCGATGAGAAAAAAGTAGAAACTAGCGAAGATTGCGTAGCTTTTGATACTATCACACCAAAGGGGCTAAAAGCCGTGCTTGATAACTATGTAATCGGGCAAGAAAGAGCTAAAAAAGTCTTTAGCGTGGGCGTGTATAATCACTATAAAAGAATTTTTAAACAAAGCGATGATGATACCGAACTAGCAAAGTCAAATATACTGCTAATAGGCCCAACTGGTTCTGGAAAAACGCTAATGGCGCAGACTTTGGCTAGATTTTTACATGTGCCTATTGCAATCTGCGATGCTACAAGTTTAACTGAGGCTGGATATGTAGGCGAAGATGTAGAAAACATACTAACCAAGCTTTATCAAGCAGCAGGCTGCGATATCAAAAAAGCCGAACAAGGCATAGTTTTTGTTGATGAAATAGATAAAATTGCTAGAATGGGCGAAAACCGCTCTATCACTCGTGATGTAAGTGGAGAGGGCGTGCAGCAAGCCTTGCTTAAAATCATAGAAGGCAGCAGCGTAAATATCCCGCCAAATGGTGGCAGAAAGCACCCAAATCAAGAGTTTGTACAAATTGATACTACAAATATTTTGTTTGTTTGTGGTGGGGCTTTTGATGGGCTAAATGAAATAATTGAACGCAGAGTAGGCAAAAATGTCCTTGGATTTAACCAAAATCGCCGTGGAAAAAAAGAAAGGCAAAATGCTATTTCGCTTGTAGAACCTGATGATTTGGTTCATTTTGGACTTATCCCTGAGCTAATCGGCAGGCTTCATAGCATAACTACGCTAAATGAAATCACTACTGATGATATGGTGCGTATCCTAACCGAGCCAAAAAATGCTCTACTTCGTCAATATGAAAAGCTCTTTGCTATGGATGGAGCGAAGCTGATGTTTGATGATGAGGCTGTGCGTGAGGTAGCAAATCTAGCTATCAAGCGCAAAACCGGAGCTCGTGGACTTCGCTCGATTATGGAAGAGATGATGACTGATATAATGTTTGATTTGCCTGAGCTTAATGGATATGAGGTTCACATCTCAAAAGATGTAGTGGATAAAAAGGCTGAACCTTTGCTAATAAAGGTCAAATAA
- the lpxA gene encoding acyl-ACP--UDP-N-acetylglucosamine O-acyltransferase: MISDKAIVEKGAKLGSGVVIEPFAYVGSGVELGDNCVVKSGAKLVGNTKIGENSKIYSYAIIGEGCQDIGHKPSGAESVIIGKNSVIREFATINSGTFKNEHCDGSTKIGDNAFIMAYCHIAHDCKVGNNIIFANNATLAGHVEIGDFTVVGGLTPIHQFVRIGEGCMIAGASGVSQDIVPFCLAEGNRAYIRGLNVVGLRRRFNKEVIDEIHSAFRKLQKAHDIKEIAAQLTNHDCEQVRKMAEFILNTTRGIPMHKGKQ; this comes from the coding sequence ATGATAAGCGATAAAGCAATAGTAGAAAAGGGCGCAAAGCTAGGCTCTGGCGTAGTTATAGAACCTTTTGCTTATGTGGGCTCTGGTGTTGAGCTAGGTGATAACTGCGTGGTAAAATCAGGCGCAAAGCTTGTAGGAAATACCAAAATCGGCGAAAACTCCAAAATCTATAGCTACGCTATAATAGGCGAAGGCTGTCAGGATATAGGGCACAAACCAAGTGGGGCTGAGAGCGTGATAATCGGCAAAAACTCTGTTATAAGAGAGTTTGCTACTATTAACTCAGGCACTTTTAAAAACGAACACTGCGATGGTAGCACGAAAATTGGCGATAATGCCTTTATAATGGCGTATTGCCATATAGCCCATGACTGTAAAGTGGGGAATAATATAATTTTTGCAAATAACGCAACTTTGGCTGGGCATGTAGAAATAGGCGATTTTACCGTTGTTGGTGGGCTTACGCCTATTCATCAGTTCGTGCGTATAGGCGAGGGCTGCATGATAGCAGGTGCTAGTGGCGTGAGTCAAGATATAGTGCCTTTTTGCCTAGCTGAGGGAAATAGAGCCTATATCCGTGGACTAAATGTAGTGGGGCTAAGGCGTAGATTTAATAAAGAAGTAATCGATGAGATTCACAGCGCATTTCGCAAGCTACAAAAAGCCCATGATATAAAAGAAATCGCAGCACAGCTAACAAATCATGACTGCGAGCAAGTAAGAAAAATGGCTGAGTTTATACTAAATACTACTAGGGGAATTCCTATGCATAAAGGAAAACAATGA
- a CDS encoding rod shape-determining protein translates to MFLDSLVGLFSSDMAIDLGTANTLVLVKDKGIVINEPSVVAVERGKYGQQKILAVGREAKEMVGKTHSGIEAIRPMRDGVIADFDMTEKMIRYFIEKTHRRKSFLRPRIIISVPYGLTQVERKAVRESALSAGAREVFLIEEPMAAAIGANLPVMEPQGSLVVDIGGGTTEIGVVSLGGLVISKSIRVAGDKINETIVNYVREKHNLVIGERTGEDIKIKIGCAVQLPKELTMNVKGRDQITRLLSSIELTSEDAREAMEEPLKEIVDALKFVLERMTPDIVGDIFKSGVVLTGGGALIRGLDKYISDAVKLPVYVADEPLLAVAKGTGKALEEIVLLQTLTNEE, encoded by the coding sequence ATGTTTTTAGATAGTTTGGTGGGGCTGTTTTCTAGTGACATGGCAATAGACCTTGGAACTGCAAATACCTTGGTGCTAGTAAAAGATAAAGGTATAGTAATAAATGAACCTAGCGTAGTAGCAGTAGAGCGTGGCAAATACGGTCAGCAAAAAATCCTAGCTGTGGGTAGAGAAGCAAAAGAAATGGTTGGCAAAACTCACAGTGGCATAGAGGCAATCCGCCCTATGAGAGATGGCGTGATAGCTGATTTTGATATGACTGAGAAAATGATAAGATATTTTATAGAAAAAACTCACCGCCGCAAAAGCTTTTTGCGTCCTAGAATCATCATCTCAGTGCCTTATGGCTTAACTCAGGTTGAAAGAAAGGCTGTTAGAGAAAGTGCTCTCTCAGCTGGTGCTAGAGAGGTGTTTTTGATAGAAGAGCCTATGGCAGCAGCAATAGGCGCAAATCTGCCAGTAATGGAGCCACAAGGCAGCCTTGTAGTAGACATCGGTGGAGGAACTACTGAAATAGGCGTAGTTAGCCTAGGCGGTCTAGTAATCTCAAAATCAATCCGTGTAGCTGGTGATAAGATAAATGAAACAATAGTAAACTATGTGCGTGAAAAACACAATCTAGTAATCGGCGAGCGCACAGGAGAGGATATAAAAATAAAAATTGGTTGTGCAGTCCAGCTACCAAAAGAACTAACTATGAATGTAAAAGGTCGCGATCAAATCACACGCCTACTAAGTAGCATAGAACTAACTAGCGAGGATGCAAGAGAGGCTATGGAAGAGCCATTAAAAGAAATAGTAGATGCGTTAAAATTTGTCCTTGAGCGTATGACACCTGATATCGTTGGCGATATATTTAAAAGCGGCGTAGTGCTAACTGGTGGTGGAGCACTCATCCGTGGGCTAGATAAATACATCTCAGATGCTGTAAAACTACCAGTATATGTAGCAGACGAACCACTACTAGCAGTAGCAAAGGGCACAGGCAAGGCACTAGAAGAGATTGTACTTTTACAAACACTAACAAATGAAGAGTAA
- the thiC gene encoding phosphomethylpyrimidine synthase ThiC encodes MRTNWCKERENHATPTQLYYAKQGIITPEMEFVARTELLEPEFIRQQVAEGKIIIPANINHTNLVPMGIGRSLKTKINANIGSSALTSGLEEEIEKLNVCLKYGADTVMDLSTGGDLDQIRQGIIKASSVPIGTVPMYQIIHDIGDMENLTLEIMLDCLEKQAKQGVSYFTIHAGMLLEFMPYVGKRKMGIVSRGGSLMAAWMMKHHKQNPFYEAFDKICDICAKYDVALSLGDSLRPGCLADASDEAQLAELAELGRLGRRAREKNVQVMIEGPGHIPFDQIEFNMKEEQRLCDDAPFYILGPLPTDIGAGYDHITSAIGATMAAYHGASMLCYVTPKEHLGLPNAADVRDGIIAHKIAAHSADVALKRPGAIERDHKMSDARWNFRWNEQFELALDPDKARELHDESLPEEGFKEAKFCSMCGPKFCAYKISQEVANQRIAEQKNTCESYPQE; translated from the coding sequence ATGCGCACAAACTGGTGTAAAGAGCGAGAAAATCATGCTACACCCACACAACTATACTACGCAAAGCAAGGTATAATCACACCTGAGATGGAATTTGTCGCTAGAACTGAACTACTTGAGCCTGAGTTTATTAGACAGCAAGTCGCAGAGGGCAAAATCATCATCCCAGCAAACATAAACCACACAAACTTGGTGCCTATGGGCATAGGCAGAAGCCTAAAAACCAAAATCAACGCAAACATAGGATCTAGCGCACTTACAAGCGGTCTTGAAGAAGAGATAGAAAAGCTTAATGTCTGCTTAAAGTACGGTGCTGATACTGTTATGGATCTAAGCACCGGTGGAGATTTAGACCAAATCCGCCAAGGTATCATAAAAGCAAGTTCTGTGCCTATCGGCACCGTGCCTATGTATCAAATAATCCACGATATCGGCGATATGGAAAATCTCACCTTAGAAATCATGCTTGATTGCCTAGAAAAGCAAGCAAAACAAGGCGTGAGCTACTTTACAATACATGCTGGAATGCTTTTAGAGTTCATGCCTTATGTGGGCAAGCGCAAAATGGGAATAGTAAGCCGTGGTGGCTCTCTCATGGCTGCGTGGATGATGAAGCATCATAAACAAAATCCCTTTTACGAAGCCTTTGATAAAATCTGCGATATCTGCGCAAAATACGATGTCGCACTCAGCCTTGGTGATAGTCTTCGCCCAGGCTGCCTAGCTGATGCTAGCGATGAGGCGCAACTTGCCGAGCTTGCAGAGCTTGGTCGCCTTGGTAGAAGAGCAAGAGAGAAAAATGTCCAAGTAATGATAGAAGGTCCAGGTCACATACCTTTTGATCAAATTGAGTTTAACATGAAAGAAGAACAGCGTCTTTGCGATGATGCGCCTTTTTATATTTTGGGGCCTTTGCCAACTGATATCGGTGCAGGATACGATCATATAACAAGCGCGATAGGTGCAACAATGGCAGCATATCATGGTGCTAGCATGCTTTGCTATGTAACGCCAAAAGAGCATTTAGGTCTGCCAAACGCAGCAGATGTAAGAGACGGTATAATCGCTCACAAAATCGCCGCTCACAGCGCAGATGTGGCTCTAAAACGCCCAGGTGCTATTGAGAGAGATCACAAAATGAGCGATGCTAGGTGGAATTTTAGATGGAACGAGCAGTTTGAGCTAGCACTTGACCCTGATAAAGCCCGCGAGCTTCACGATGAGAGCTTGCCAGAAGAAGGCTTTAAAGAAGCTAAGTTTTGCTCAATGTGTGGGCCAAAATTTTGCGCGTATAAAATCAGCCAAGAAGTAGCTAACCAACGGATTGCGGAGCAAAAAAACACCTGCGAGAGCTACCCGCAAGAATAA
- the mreC gene encoding rod shape-determining protein MreC, with the protein MKSKLKFFLVIGYIVLISFYASDSLKKYFIDATNLVVGQIYSIASFVKDSFDEHFAQVRLIKELKEQNEKLQEKAALSEAFSYELSQVMRDINSSFVPESRKVRALSYAQIGDHSKIWLDFKEFDSNKIYGLLSDGKTAGIVINQNDRPLAVLQNDQKSMFAVYIGEEKIPGIAKGNGKNIEVKYIAKWLTPQVGDEVYTSGLDGIFFGGIAVGKVVELIDETIYITAVVEPAADVKVPSYLYVITKG; encoded by the coding sequence ATGAAGAGTAAGTTAAAGTTTTTTTTAGTAATTGGATATATTGTTTTAATTTCATTTTATGCTAGCGATAGTTTAAAAAAATATTTTATAGATGCTACAAATCTTGTAGTTGGGCAGATTTATTCTATTGCTAGTTTTGTTAAAGATAGCTTTGATGAGCATTTTGCTCAAGTTAGGCTTATAAAAGAACTAAAAGAGCAAAATGAAAAGCTACAAGAAAAAGCCGCACTTAGCGAAGCTTTTAGCTATGAACTCTCCCAGGTTATGAGGGATATTAACTCAAGCTTTGTGCCAGAATCTAGAAAAGTGCGAGCCCTGAGCTACGCACAAATTGGCGACCATAGCAAGATTTGGCTAGATTTTAAGGAATTTGATAGCAATAAAATCTATGGACTTTTAAGTGATGGAAAAACAGCTGGAATTGTAATAAATCAAAATGACCGCCCTTTGGCTGTATTACAAAACGACCAAAAGAGCATGTTCGCAGTCTATATCGGCGAGGAAAAAATCCCAGGAATCGCTAAGGGTAATGGAAAAAATATAGAAGTAAAATATATAGCAAAATGGCTAACACCACAAGTAGGCGATGAGGTTTATACTAGTGGATTAGATGGGATATTTTTTGGAGGAATTGCAGTGGGCAAGGTAGTTGAGCTAATAGACGAGACTATTTACATAACAGCAGTGGTAGAACCGGCGGCGGATGTCAAAGTCCCATCGTATCTTTATGTAATCACAAAAGGATAA